One Pyrococcus furiosus DSM 3638 genomic region harbors:
- a CDS encoding AAA family ATPase, giving the protein MEGTLKVYASPSYEIYGISKNPFVELASEGIEDIESIHVYQEVDMKISSIISDVIGNRTSVAFSIVGPLGMGKTQRLKSIGKIIEEKRGKVIYVKVDTTDVLKITRDIFAALKPPRERTNIFIENLYRKLGFINRLEKMLSSLEEYKSRDIAEMLTQQLSKYSYSALLLDELENMMGATEKEKILFFEMLRHFISNMPPGTVFAFASIPEAYEEYSKQFPAFFMRLHYEFKLRPMSFEEVVELVKKRLSKVRTKDTSDPIYPFTEDALRLIHELGKGNPRQILRLLNHVLTEAVKHKFDPIDEYVVTTILEEPKSLEEYLARIPHDFKDIVKVIVEKFEGGPVSYIEVAKELRIPGTEAYEKLEHLVSLNFLVGDPRGNYKVPDYVRKFLKKGKEGVKE; this is encoded by the coding sequence ATGGAGGGAACTCTAAAGGTATATGCCTCTCCTTCATATGAAATTTATGGGATTTCAAAAAATCCATTCGTTGAGTTAGCTAGTGAGGGAATAGAAGATATAGAATCAATTCATGTTTACCAGGAGGTTGATATGAAAATTTCTTCCATAATCTCAGATGTTATAGGAAACAGAACTTCCGTGGCATTTTCAATAGTTGGCCCCCTTGGAATGGGGAAGACACAGAGACTAAAGAGTATTGGGAAAATAATTGAGGAAAAGAGAGGAAAAGTAATCTATGTAAAGGTTGATACTACCGATGTTCTTAAAATAACAAGAGATATTTTTGCCGCTTTGAAACCCCCTAGGGAGAGAACGAATATTTTCATTGAGAACCTATATAGAAAGCTCGGATTTATAAACAGACTTGAAAAGATGCTTTCCTCTCTGGAAGAATATAAAAGTAGAGATATCGCTGAGATGTTGACCCAACAGTTATCCAAATATTCATATTCTGCCTTACTATTGGATGAGCTAGAGAACATGATGGGGGCAACCGAGAAGGAAAAAATTCTCTTCTTTGAAATGCTGAGGCATTTCATAAGCAATATGCCCCCAGGGACTGTGTTCGCATTTGCGAGCATTCCAGAAGCTTATGAGGAGTACTCAAAACAATTCCCCGCTTTTTTCATGAGACTCCATTATGAGTTTAAATTAAGGCCTATGAGCTTTGAAGAGGTCGTTGAACTTGTAAAGAAGAGACTCTCTAAGGTTAGAACTAAAGACACCAGTGATCCAATATATCCCTTTACTGAAGATGCCTTAAGGCTAATTCATGAGCTAGGAAAAGGAAATCCAAGGCAGATTCTCAGATTACTCAATCATGTTTTGACTGAGGCTGTTAAGCACAAGTTCGATCCAATTGATGAATATGTTGTCACGACAATACTTGAGGAGCCAAAGAGTTTGGAAGAATACTTGGCGAGAATTCCACATGACTTCAAAGATATAGTAAAGGTGATAGTGGAGAAATTTGAGGGAGGGCCTGTAAGCTACATTGAAGTTGCAAAAGAATTAAGGATTCCTGGAACAGAAGCATATGAAAAGTTAGAACATTTAGTCAGCTTGAATTTCTTGGTGGGCGATCCTAGAGGAAATTACAAAGTTCCAGACTACGTTAGAAAGTTCTTAAAGAAAGGGAAAGAGGGGGTAAAAGAATGA
- a CDS encoding metal-dependent hydrolase: MNYEEHVLAGLMTYPLAILLALYLPLKVDLTFYALALGYAFYVLGSDLPDIDHPDSLIHRGSKPLFSVALGSIVAMKILPYLENYNLAIFLAWVVGAVFAVIGWFTFSALLPRHRGVVHSITFALIYAGISYLAVNYGLELSKNEAMFVSLSAFLGYLLHLILDKEIKLL; encoded by the coding sequence ATGAACTATGAGGAACATGTACTTGCCGGCTTAATGACATATCCTTTGGCAATTCTCCTCGCTCTCTACTTGCCTCTTAAAGTTGATCTAACGTTCTATGCTTTAGCGTTAGGGTATGCGTTTTACGTCCTTGGTAGCGATTTACCAGATATAGACCATCCAGATTCACTAATTCACAGAGGCTCAAAGCCTCTATTTTCTGTGGCTTTAGGCAGTATTGTGGCAATGAAAATCCTTCCCTATCTGGAAAATTACAATTTAGCAATTTTCTTGGCATGGGTTGTAGGAGCTGTGTTTGCAGTGATAGGATGGTTTACCTTTTCGGCACTTTTGCCTAGACATAGAGGAGTCGTCCACTCAATAACGTTTGCTTTGATTTATGCGGGAATATCTTACTTGGCAGTTAATTATGGCCTTGAGTTGAGTAAAAATGAGGCAATGTTTGTGAGTCTTTCAGCGTTTTTAGGGTACCTCCTCCATCTCATTCTGGACAAAGAGATTAAGCTCCTTTGA
- a CDS encoding MarC family protein, whose amino-acid sequence MLGEILSSALLMLIMIDPSDKILLVTLLKEDFHIEDVKSLIIKANLIGLILLLLFAIAGKVILQDIFHIDVDALRIAGGFVLFKIGLDALESGAMVTIRKERNILALAAVPVATPLIAGPAAITAAITLTAEYGIYVSILATVIAITINALLMAIALYALKSVSKTLLSVLIRIIGLFIMAIGAQMMVTGVGGILINLLKGA is encoded by the coding sequence ATGCTAGGGGAAATACTAAGCTCAGCGCTACTAATGCTAATCATGATTGATCCTAGCGATAAAATTCTTTTGGTTACTCTACTCAAGGAAGACTTTCACATAGAAGATGTGAAGAGTCTAATAATCAAAGCCAATTTAATTGGATTGATACTTCTACTTCTCTTTGCTATTGCTGGTAAAGTTATCCTTCAAGACATTTTCCACATAGATGTTGATGCCCTTAGAATTGCGGGAGGATTTGTGCTATTTAAGATTGGATTGGATGCGCTAGAAAGCGGCGCTATGGTAACTATAAGGAAGGAAAGAAACATTTTAGCCCTAGCAGCAGTTCCCGTTGCTACTCCTTTAATTGCAGGGCCAGCAGCCATAACAGCTGCGATAACCCTAACGGCAGAGTATGGAATCTATGTATCAATATTAGCCACAGTAATTGCCATAACAATTAATGCCTTGCTAATGGCAATAGCCCTCTATGCCCTAAAAAGTGTCAGTAAAACACTACTAAGCGTTTTGATAAGGATAATTGGACTGTTTATAATGGCAATTGGAGCTCAGATGATGGTGACAGGGGTAGGGGGAATATTAATAAACCTCCTCAAAGGAGCTTAA
- a CDS encoding LEA type 2 family protein has product MRVVAKVLFIIFLLWVVYGAYFLVNFQPTISASWGDLWGEKGRAKGSIFVNINLGNPSPIPIKVENLKIRVNDITVGSAENFGIGFLREKLVGNLTIDFWNLTDALISHIENNERSIVELSANIKLFNIIPYNYSITREVDFNVLSYFSNITVPSKKYSGLIISVYTPAIEGIDARWGEVTQEKITIIAKIKLYNPNDFLIVVDNLEGYIYVNGFEFGYARIIEGATIRGKSRGEVVVEITTDEIKLYNAIVSHIENGCVSDVKLDIKFHIGSGGFYGWEVKVPLKDVHTRIEFDPLAYITSP; this is encoded by the coding sequence ATGAGAGTGGTAGCAAAAGTGCTTTTCATAATTTTCCTCTTGTGGGTAGTCTATGGTGCTTACTTCTTAGTAAACTTTCAGCCAACAATATCGGCATCGTGGGGAGACTTATGGGGAGAGAAAGGGAGAGCAAAAGGATCTATTTTTGTAAATATAAACTTAGGAAATCCCTCCCCTATCCCAATAAAAGTTGAAAATCTGAAAATCAGAGTCAATGATATTACTGTTGGAAGCGCTGAAAACTTTGGGATCGGATTTTTAAGGGAAAAGTTGGTTGGGAATTTAACTATTGATTTTTGGAATTTAACAGATGCCTTGATATCTCACATAGAGAACAACGAGCGTAGCATCGTAGAATTGTCCGCTAATATAAAGTTGTTCAACATAATCCCCTACAACTATTCAATAACTAGGGAAGTTGACTTTAATGTTCTCTCTTACTTCTCAAACATAACTGTGCCTTCAAAGAAGTATAGTGGTCTCATTATTTCAGTATATACTCCAGCAATTGAGGGAATAGATGCTAGATGGGGAGAAGTTACTCAGGAAAAAATAACGATAATAGCAAAGATAAAATTGTACAATCCAAACGACTTTCTAATTGTTGTGGATAACCTTGAAGGGTATATCTATGTGAATGGCTTTGAATTTGGATATGCTAGGATTATTGAAGGAGCAACGATTAGAGGAAAGTCTCGGGGAGAAGTAGTTGTGGAAATTACAACAGACGAAATTAAGCTCTACAATGCAATCGTGAGTCATATAGAGAACGGATGTGTCAGTGATGTTAAACTAGACATAAAATTCCACATAGGCTCTGGAGGGTTCTATGGTTGGGAGGTCAAAGTTCCCTTAAAGGATGTTCACACGAGAATTGAGTTCGATCCTCTTGCATACATAACTTCTCCCTAG
- a CDS encoding DUF2139 domain-containing protein codes for MNYRYPPRYGPEWGSGGIYGLRFHNGTLYFTLAFEGEAHFITEDSHKIYEFELVGPRPTSGGDTYNAVEVVDEYIYFGGWVHAPAKYRGKGEGKATIDFSNKYSHVHEYDTENQEVRLVWKESIHHPSEWAGEVSDIIYNPYTDELLLAREDGHTNLGVYSLSRNGRIRLLNDKPSAKGCQMHDLAFFGIGKNYRKGLEEIHALDMITERWEVFPLGESLDGGKYIQPHLGGNGVSVNNRVFAFVRGGVFVGNPHNDEQFAFVRLFDFYTFYAPFRVNALPIGGGILVGFNAHHDAYYRPRTQEEMIYHRFTNTIPGPSVLVYFAPPMVKIVGVFGARITSIEKVDGKILVATNTTPNVGALDATPFDTGNKDIFVLPEKILQEKPPAVSFSVPLAFPSEGKRMGAGVFGGIPLDGYDNARLIIKASRDNRLKVYEYDLALPLRDADVEEFDIKKGRNVIDLRTFSGIVSFELESEDFSGVARIELW; via the coding sequence ATGAATTACAGATATCCCCCAAGATATGGTCCAGAATGGGGGAGTGGAGGGATATACGGCCTAAGGTTCCACAATGGAACGCTATACTTTACACTAGCCTTTGAAGGAGAAGCCCACTTCATAACAGAAGATTCTCACAAAATTTACGAGTTTGAGCTTGTAGGTCCAAGGCCCACTTCTGGGGGAGATACCTATAATGCAGTGGAAGTCGTTGATGAATACATATACTTTGGCGGTTGGGTTCATGCCCCAGCAAAGTACAGAGGAAAAGGGGAGGGGAAAGCTACAATTGACTTCTCTAACAAGTACTCTCACGTTCACGAATATGACACTGAAAACCAGGAAGTTAGGCTCGTGTGGAAGGAGTCAATTCACCATCCAAGCGAGTGGGCTGGTGAGGTTAGTGACATAATATATAACCCTTACACAGATGAACTTCTATTGGCTAGGGAAGATGGACATACAAACCTGGGAGTGTATTCTTTGAGTAGGAATGGAAGGATAAGACTTCTCAACGATAAGCCAAGTGCCAAAGGATGTCAAATGCATGATCTTGCATTCTTTGGAATAGGGAAGAATTACAGGAAGGGATTGGAGGAAATCCATGCCTTGGACATGATAACTGAAAGGTGGGAAGTGTTTCCATTAGGAGAAAGTTTGGACGGGGGTAAGTACATCCAACCTCACCTTGGGGGCAATGGGGTTTCAGTAAATAATCGAGTATTTGCTTTTGTGAGAGGAGGAGTATTTGTTGGAAATCCACATAACGATGAACAATTCGCCTTTGTTAGATTGTTCGATTTCTATACATTCTATGCTCCGTTCAGGGTAAATGCCCTGCCAATTGGTGGTGGAATACTTGTGGGGTTCAATGCTCACCACGATGCCTATTATAGGCCCAGGACTCAGGAGGAAATGATTTACCATAGGTTTACAAATACAATCCCAGGGCCAAGTGTTTTAGTTTACTTTGCTCCTCCCATGGTCAAGATAGTTGGAGTGTTTGGAGCTAGGATTACCTCAATAGAAAAAGTTGATGGGAAAATATTGGTGGCTACAAACACAACTCCAAACGTTGGAGCATTGGATGCAACTCCCTTTGACACAGGGAACAAAGATATCTTTGTCCTTCCCGAAAAGATACTCCAAGAAAAACCACCTGCAGTTAGCTTCTCAGTTCCACTGGCTTTTCCAAGTGAAGGCAAGAGAATGGGGGCAGGGGTCTTTGGTGGGATTCCTTTGGATGGATACGATAATGCGAGACTTATAATTAAGGCTTCAAGGGACAACCGCCTAAAGGTTTACGAGTATGATTTGGCCCTTCCTCTTAGAGATGCAGACGTTGAGGAGTTCGACATTAAGAAGGGAAGAAACGTCATTGACCTTAGGACATTCTCTGGCATAGTTTCATTTGAGCTTGAGAGCGAGGACTTTAGTGGTGTTGCCAGGATAGAGCTCTGGTGA
- a CDS encoding DUF366 family protein — MELLVVKDRRIEYDGSAIRSHWAYRNFGLLGNSLVVFRGGCNVKIEEMVDIEDLRLHNEIKSDDMVHYIIEVFDLVNTLFASTLQKLFIAKLCEVLNEYGIKTERKGDDIYVNGKKLSISIATISPVSVKIHIGINVEAKGVPEGVDAIGLRELGITDIEEFMERTGKAIVEEFNKVKKDSLKVRWVQ, encoded by the coding sequence ATGGAATTGCTTGTAGTGAAGGATAGAAGAATTGAGTATGATGGGTCAGCAATTAGAAGCCATTGGGCCTACAGAAACTTTGGCCTCCTGGGAAATTCTTTAGTTGTTTTTAGAGGAGGATGCAATGTAAAGATTGAGGAGATGGTTGACATTGAGGACCTAAGACTGCACAATGAAATTAAGAGTGATGACATGGTGCACTACATCATCGAGGTCTTTGACTTAGTTAACACTCTTTTTGCATCAACTCTCCAGAAGCTCTTCATAGCTAAACTTTGCGAAGTTCTTAATGAGTACGGGATTAAGACGGAGAGGAAGGGAGATGATATCTACGTTAACGGGAAAAAGCTTAGCATCTCAATCGCTACAATTTCTCCAGTCAGCGTGAAGATACATATTGGCATAAACGTTGAGGCTAAGGGGGTTCCAGAGGGTGTTGATGCAATAGGACTTAGGGAGCTTGGCATAACAGATATCGAAGAGTTTATGGAGAGAACTGGTAAGGCCATTGTTGAGGAGTTCAACAAGGTAAAAAAGGATAGTCTCAAGGTAAGGTGGGTTCAGTAG
- a CDS encoding membrane protein produces the protein MLETVAGVTIGASCIILTIALTKKLGPEWAWINRKLIHLSIIPAALFFYYGIIPREIFSPAAALFGIAQLLAHVKNRELNWYQLKQNYGEVFFAFSASFITFVFPRDYASALLLVMAISDGVTGIIRHYYFKRNGFNVKLKKHWTGSLGYIITAIIIAVAFLDGNIIEKVGWAFILMLAEYQPWIDDNLAVPLVGSALYFLY, from the coding sequence ATGCTAGAGACTGTGGCAGGAGTTACAATTGGAGCCTCTTGCATAATACTCACGATAGCTTTAACAAAGAAACTCGGCCCAGAGTGGGCATGGATAAATAGAAAGCTTATACATCTTAGCATCATACCCGCAGCGTTATTCTTCTACTACGGAATAATTCCAAGAGAAATTTTTAGTCCAGCGGCAGCTCTCTTTGGAATTGCCCAACTACTCGCTCACGTTAAAAACAGAGAGTTAAATTGGTATCAGTTAAAGCAAAACTATGGAGAGGTGTTCTTTGCATTTTCGGCATCATTCATAACATTTGTATTCCCTAGAGACTATGCATCTGCCCTACTTCTCGTCATGGCGATAAGCGATGGGGTTACTGGAATCATAAGACACTATTACTTCAAACGAAACGGCTTCAATGTGAAACTCAAGAAACACTGGACGGGAAGCTTGGGATATATAATAACTGCCATCATAATTGCAGTGGCATTCTTAGATGGAAATATAATAGAAAAAGTGGGATGGGCATTCATACTCATGCTCGCTGAATATCAGCCATGGATAGATGACAACCTTGCTGTGCCCCTTGTCGGTTCAGCGCTATACTTCCTCTACTGA
- the lysS gene encoding lysine--tRNA ligase has product MVHWADYMAEKIIKERGEKEEYVVESGITPSGYVHVGNFRELFTAYIVGHALRDRGYNVRHIHMWDDYDRFRKVPKNVPQEWEEYLGMPVSEVPDPWGCHDSYAEHFMGLFEEEVAKLEMDVEFLRASELYKKGEYAEEIRKAFEAKGKIMAILNKYREVAKQPPLPENWWPAMVYCPEHRKESEIIDWDGEWGVKYRCPEGHEGWTDIRDGNVKLRWRVDWPMRWAHFGVDFEPAGKDHLAAGSSYDTGKEIIREVYGKEAPLTLMYEFVGIKGQKGKMSGSKGNVILLSDLYEVLEPGLVRFIYAKHRPNKEIRIDLGLGLLNLYDEFDRVERIYFGIEKGKGDEEELKRTYELSVPKKPKRLVAQAPFRFLAVLVQLPHLSIEDIIFTLVKQGHVPENLTQEDIDRIKLRIKLAKNWVEKYAPEEVKFKILSVPGVSEVDPTIREAMLEVAEWLESHEDFAVDELNNILFEVAKKRNIPSKVWFSTLYKLFIGKDRGPKLANFLAALDREFVVRRLRLEG; this is encoded by the coding sequence ATGGTTCACTGGGCTGACTACATGGCTGAAAAGATCATTAAGGAGAGAGGGGAGAAGGAGGAATATGTGGTTGAGAGTGGTATAACCCCCAGTGGTTACGTTCACGTAGGAAATTTTAGGGAGCTTTTCACTGCTTACATTGTTGGGCATGCATTGAGAGATAGAGGATACAATGTTAGACACATTCACATGTGGGATGATTATGATCGTTTTAGAAAAGTTCCCAAGAATGTTCCTCAGGAGTGGGAAGAGTACTTAGGAATGCCGGTTAGTGAAGTCCCTGACCCCTGGGGATGTCACGATAGCTATGCTGAGCATTTTATGGGATTATTTGAGGAAGAGGTTGCGAAGCTTGAGATGGATGTAGAGTTCTTGAGGGCTAGTGAGCTCTACAAGAAGGGGGAATATGCAGAGGAAATTAGGAAGGCCTTTGAGGCTAAGGGGAAGATAATGGCCATACTTAACAAATATAGGGAAGTTGCTAAGCAACCTCCTCTTCCAGAAAATTGGTGGCCTGCTATGGTGTATTGTCCAGAACACAGAAAGGAAAGTGAGATAATAGATTGGGATGGGGAGTGGGGAGTGAAGTATAGATGTCCTGAAGGTCATGAAGGGTGGACAGATATAAGGGATGGCAATGTAAAGCTTAGGTGGCGTGTTGATTGGCCAATGAGATGGGCACATTTTGGGGTTGATTTTGAGCCTGCAGGAAAGGATCACCTAGCCGCTGGTTCAAGTTATGATACAGGGAAAGAAATTATTAGGGAAGTCTATGGAAAAGAAGCCCCACTAACGTTAATGTATGAGTTCGTCGGAATTAAGGGACAGAAGGGAAAAATGAGCGGAAGTAAGGGTAACGTAATTCTATTATCTGACTTATATGAAGTCCTTGAACCTGGGCTTGTGAGGTTTATATATGCTAAGCACAGGCCAAACAAGGAGATAAGGATAGACCTTGGTCTAGGTCTTTTGAATTTGTACGACGAATTCGATAGGGTTGAGAGGATATACTTTGGAATTGAAAAAGGAAAGGGGGATGAAGAGGAGCTCAAGAGAACTTATGAACTCTCTGTCCCTAAAAAGCCAAAAAGGTTAGTAGCTCAAGCTCCATTTAGATTCTTAGCTGTACTCGTTCAACTACCCCATCTCTCTATTGAGGATATAATTTTCACATTGGTAAAGCAGGGGCATGTTCCTGAGAATCTCACCCAAGAGGACATAGATAGAATTAAGCTTAGGATAAAACTGGCCAAAAATTGGGTTGAGAAGTATGCACCAGAAGAAGTTAAATTTAAGATTCTCAGCGTTCCTGGAGTTTCAGAAGTTGATCCAACTATTAGGGAAGCTATGCTTGAAGTTGCAGAGTGGCTCGAATCGCATGAAGACTTTGCCGTTGATGAGCTTAACAACATCCTATTTGAGGTTGCCAAGAAGAGGAATATTCCGAGCAAAGTGTGGTTTTCCACATTGTACAAACTATTCATAGGTAAAGATAGAGGGCCAAAGCTAGCTAATTTCTTAGCTGCATTGGATAGGGAGTTTGTAGTTAGAAGGCTTAGGTTAGAAGGGTGA
- a CDS encoding class I SAM-dependent methyltransferase has product MGFKEYYRAFPTYTKIESKEYKGRVETLGPILIKYMNKNRGKVLDLACGVGGFSFFLEDLGFDVVGLDNNPEMIEAAKRYAEKRSSKVNFVVGDAKNLPFENNSFDYVIFIDSIFHFTPSELNQVFKEVKRVIKPEGRFLIYFTDLRELLPNLKERLVIGEKYWVNRITTDTSERIATIEFKSEDDEFRVEFNIWGKTGVELLAKLYFTKEAEEKVGGYSYLIVYNPK; this is encoded by the coding sequence ATGGGATTCAAAGAATACTACAGAGCATTCCCTACATACACAAAAATTGAATCTAAAGAATACAAGGGTAGAGTTGAAACTCTGGGACCAATTTTAATAAAGTATATGAACAAGAACAGAGGAAAGGTTCTAGATTTGGCCTGTGGAGTGGGAGGGTTCTCATTCTTTTTGGAGGATCTAGGGTTTGATGTAGTAGGACTTGACAATAACCCTGAGATGATAGAAGCTGCAAAAAGGTATGCCGAAAAAAGGAGTTCAAAAGTTAACTTCGTTGTAGGGGATGCAAAAAACCTCCCATTTGAAAATAACAGTTTTGATTATGTGATCTTTATAGACAGCATATTCCACTTTACCCCATCTGAACTCAACCAAGTGTTCAAAGAAGTTAAACGTGTCATAAAACCCGAAGGAAGATTTCTGATATATTTTACCGATTTAAGGGAGCTCTTGCCAAATTTAAAAGAAAGATTAGTTATAGGAGAGAAGTATTGGGTTAACAGAATAACCACTGATACCTCCGAGAGAATCGCCACAATTGAATTCAAAAGTGAAGACGACGAATTCAGAGTAGAATTCAACATCTGGGGAAAAACAGGTGTTGAGCTATTGGCAAAACTTTACTTCACAAAAGAAGCTGAAGAAAAGGTAGGGGGATATTCATACCTCATCGTTTATAATCCCAAGTAA
- a CDS encoding DUF835 domain-containing protein has product MENDLKKLTKEIVGRLKNKSVKELLSYAIFNEEEEAKFYADLAEKVSRPSVKALFRRMSEESKVHELLLRKLFSKYFPGEEPVKVDVPPVEVVPFISKFESIEDYLEGLRYCMESELFAKRTYVLLSQVAENEGVRMVANELASIEQNHYEEIKAVYELVKTFRDREMLPESLKSGAYLITNESVGKYLILDLIDENKKLKLFVRENPEIFRRLIGENPNVEITWIAKVNAPNTISPTETHVLKKDIESFFEKVTKEGKKGVVFIQNVAYLVANLGFKETVDLLLHAKDLAVYYGGYLIITANPEVFEKTEWALLKLEFEVLF; this is encoded by the coding sequence ATGGAGAATGATTTAAAAAAGTTAACGAAAGAAATTGTTGGACGACTTAAAAATAAGAGTGTCAAGGAACTTTTGAGCTATGCGATTTTTAATGAGGAAGAAGAGGCTAAGTTTTATGCAGATTTAGCTGAAAAGGTTAGCAGACCAAGTGTTAAGGCTCTTTTTAGGAGAATGAGTGAGGAGAGTAAAGTTCATGAGCTGCTACTAAGAAAGCTCTTTTCCAAATATTTCCCAGGGGAAGAGCCTGTAAAAGTTGATGTTCCTCCTGTTGAAGTTGTTCCATTCATATCAAAATTTGAGTCCATTGAAGATTACCTTGAGGGATTGAGATATTGTATGGAGAGTGAGCTATTCGCAAAAAGAACCTATGTATTGTTATCTCAAGTGGCAGAGAATGAAGGGGTTAGAATGGTAGCTAATGAGCTAGCCTCCATCGAGCAGAATCATTATGAGGAAATAAAAGCTGTATACGAGCTAGTTAAAACCTTTAGAGACAGAGAAATGTTGCCAGAATCTTTGAAGTCGGGAGCTTACCTGATAACTAACGAATCTGTGGGGAAATACTTGATTCTAGACCTTATAGATGAGAATAAAAAACTAAAACTATTTGTTAGGGAAAATCCTGAAATTTTTAGGAGACTAATTGGAGAAAATCCCAATGTAGAAATAACATGGATTGCAAAGGTAAATGCTCCGAATACTATATCTCCTACCGAAACACATGTTCTAAAGAAGGACATCGAAAGTTTCTTTGAAAAGGTGACAAAAGAAGGAAAGAAAGGAGTAGTCTTTATTCAGAACGTTGCTTATCTTGTTGCGAATTTGGGATTCAAAGAAACGGTTGACCTGCTTCTTCATGCCAAGGATTTGGCAGTCTATTATGGAGGTTACCTTATAATAACAGCAAATCCTGAAGTGTTCGAAAAAACAGAATGGGCACTTTTAAAGTTAGAGTTCGAGGTTTTGTTCTAG
- a CDS encoding indolepyruvate oxidoreductase subunit beta, producing the protein MEFNIIIAGVGGQGGLTLSRIIGSAAMVEGYRVRIGETLGMSQRYGSVLSYLRFGDSVYSPLIEEGKANLMLALEPVEALRNAAFLGKGSYAIVNAYPIHTATTLVGKEKYPSLEEIKEALEKICRVEMMNFQKEADLINPRTTGVLMLGYAQGKGLLPLKKESIIEGIRLTLREKLWEINFKAFERGRELAKHVCCDV; encoded by the coding sequence ATGGAGTTTAACATAATAATTGCTGGTGTTGGAGGGCAAGGGGGACTCACTCTTTCAAGGATAATCGGAAGTGCTGCAATGGTTGAGGGCTATAGGGTTAGAATTGGAGAAACCCTGGGAATGAGCCAACGCTATGGAAGTGTGCTAAGCTATCTCCGATTTGGTGATAGCGTGTATTCTCCTCTAATAGAAGAGGGAAAGGCCAACCTAATGTTGGCCCTTGAGCCTGTGGAAGCTCTTAGAAATGCGGCATTTTTAGGAAAGGGAAGTTATGCTATTGTGAATGCCTATCCCATCCACACAGCCACGACACTTGTTGGAAAGGAAAAATACCCTAGCCTGGAGGAAATAAAGGAAGCACTTGAAAAAATATGCAGAGTTGAAATGATGAACTTCCAAAAGGAGGCCGATTTAATAAATCCAAGAACTACTGGAGTTCTAATGCTCGGATATGCGCAGGGAAAGGGTCTTTTACCATTAAAAAAGGAAAGCATAATTGAAGGTATAAGGCTAACTTTAAGGGAAAAATTGTGGGAGATTAATTTTAAGGCGTTTGAAAGAGGAAGAGAGCTTGCTAAGCATGTTTGTTGTGATGTATAA